A region from the Simiduia sp. 21SJ11W-1 genome encodes:
- the purU gene encoding formyltetrahydrofolate deformylase — MSTPEKTANEKPVREIVLKFSCEDQPGIVANVAALFAAQGFNIRESHQFEDVESRRFFMRTVLDATDQSLTLAEVQAAFIPVARRYNMDWQLVDADSRLKVLVAVSQWGHCLHNLLNAWKQGTLPVDIVGVVSNHQVMQELVEWYQLPFHHLPITPDTKAQQEGEMLALMESSGAECLVLARYMQILSNQLCRQLAGRAINIHHSFLPGFKGARPYHQAFERGVKLIGATAHYVTADLDEGPIIEQAVERVTHVNTPGELTEIGRDIESVVLNRALRWHAEHRVLLNGNKTVVFSR; from the coding sequence GTGAGTACGCCTGAGAAAACTGCAAACGAAAAGCCCGTACGTGAAATTGTCTTGAAATTCAGTTGTGAAGATCAGCCGGGTATTGTGGCAAATGTGGCGGCACTGTTTGCAGCCCAGGGCTTTAATATTCGTGAATCACACCAGTTTGAAGATGTTGAGAGCCGCCGCTTTTTTATGCGCACCGTGCTCGATGCCACCGATCAAAGCCTTACGCTTGCGGAAGTTCAGGCGGCGTTTATCCCTGTGGCCCGGCGCTACAACATGGATTGGCAGTTGGTGGATGCCGATTCGCGCTTGAAGGTGTTGGTGGCAGTGAGCCAATGGGGCCACTGTTTACACAACCTGCTAAATGCATGGAAGCAGGGCACCTTGCCCGTTGATATTGTGGGCGTGGTTTCCAATCATCAGGTGATGCAGGAGCTGGTGGAGTGGTACCAGCTGCCGTTTCATCACCTGCCCATCACCCCTGACACCAAGGCCCAGCAAGAAGGGGAAATGTTGGCCTTGATGGAAAGCTCGGGCGCCGAGTGCCTGGTGCTGGCGCGCTACATGCAAATTTTATCAAACCAGCTGTGCCGCCAATTGGCCGGGCGCGCGATCAATATTCACCACTCGTTTTTGCCGGGCTTTAAAGGGGCCAGGCCATACCATCAGGCCTTTGAGCGTGGGGTAAAGCTCATTGGCGCCACGGCCCACTATGTCACGGCCGATCTGGATGAAGGGCCGATTATCGAGCAGGCCGTAGAGCGGGTAACCCACGTGAATACGCCAGGTGAGCTCACTGAAATTGGCCGCGACATTGAATCGGTGGTGCTCAACCGCGCGCTGCGCTGGCACGCAGAGCACCGGGTGCTGCTCAATGGCAACAAAACGGTGGTGTTTTCGCGCTAA
- a CDS encoding pyridoxal phosphate-dependent aminotransferase, which produces MSTQKPLSISQLAHRLDGEASEVWAVHDRALDMQANGEDVILLCVGDPDFPTPEPIFYQALAAMKRDRTHYSPAQGELGLREAVAELESKTSPHPCAADDIVIFPGGTNALYSVFSCICDVGDEVVVPDPMYVGYCGVFDAVGVKTVPVALRADANFALDMDAMKAAITDKTKAVIVNTPGNPCGNMISAAELAELAAYTRERGVWLISDEVYSMITFKQRHVSLRAAAEALDNVIMVDGLSKSHAMSGWRVGWVVAPQSLVPHLTHLAGASVFGCPQFIQDAAAFALRHDDYYVAQMRDEYKKRRDFLVARINAMAGVSAESPDAGMFVMMRTDGVASSGQAFAERLLDEAGVSVVPGAGFGDVTANYVRITLAQPVSVLTKAMDRMANMLAEDATRTAV; this is translated from the coding sequence ATGTCCACCCAAAAGCCTTTATCTATCAGCCAGTTAGCTCATCGTTTAGACGGCGAGGCCAGCGAAGTATGGGCGGTACACGACCGCGCACTGGACATGCAGGCCAACGGCGAAGATGTGATCTTGCTGTGCGTGGGCGACCCGGATTTCCCCACCCCCGAGCCCATTTTTTACCAGGCGCTGGCGGCCATGAAGCGCGATCGCACCCACTACTCGCCTGCCCAAGGTGAATTGGGTTTGCGTGAGGCCGTAGCCGAGCTTGAAAGTAAAACCTCGCCCCACCCCTGTGCCGCCGATGACATCGTTATATTCCCCGGTGGCACCAACGCGCTCTACAGCGTGTTCAGCTGTATTTGTGATGTGGGCGATGAAGTAGTGGTGCCAGACCCGATGTACGTAGGTTACTGCGGGGTTTTTGATGCCGTGGGTGTAAAAACCGTGCCCGTTGCCCTGCGCGCCGATGCCAACTTCGCCCTGGATATGGACGCCATGAAGGCCGCCATTACCGACAAAACCAAGGCGGTCATCGTCAATACTCCGGGCAACCCCTGCGGCAATATGATTTCTGCAGCCGAGCTTGCCGAGCTTGCCGCCTACACCCGCGAGCGCGGCGTGTGGCTGATTTCCGATGAAGTCTATTCCATGATTACCTTCAAGCAGCGTCACGTGAGTTTGCGCGCTGCAGCCGAAGCCTTGGATAACGTGATTATGGTGGATGGCCTGTCCAAATCCCACGCCATGAGCGGCTGGCGCGTGGGCTGGGTGGTTGCTCCCCAGTCGCTGGTGCCACACCTGACCCACCTGGCCGGTGCCAGTGTGTTCGGCTGCCCGCAGTTTATCCAGGATGCCGCCGCTTTTGCCTTGCGTCACGATGACTATTACGTAGCCCAAATGCGTGACGAATATAAAAAGCGCCGCGACTTTCTGGTAGCGCGCATTAATGCCATGGCCGGTGTCTCGGCGGAATCACCCGATGCCGGCATGTTTGTGATGATGCGCACCGATGGCGTGGCAAGTTCGGGCCAGGCATTTGCCGAGCGGTTATTGGATGAAGCGGGCGTCTCGGTGGTGCCAGGTGCAGGTTTTGGTGATGTAACGGCTAACTATGTGCGCATCACCCTGGCCCAACCCGTGAGTGTGCTAACCAAAGCCATGGATCGCATGGCAAATATGCTCGCCGAAGACGCCACCCGCACCGCCGTTTAA